One window of Trichoderma breve strain T069 chromosome 3, whole genome shotgun sequence genomic DNA carries:
- a CDS encoding fungal specific transcription factor domain-containing protein has translation MSTTVTHVFITATNKLEPDDKHARKRIRKQAMSKSAQARKKRGGYGQHNLIQYPAEYLPCGGSKSEPQVSVKALIPASLASSSYEKMRIRYNFDLLDLSQLTSFHISYATANILANKPTMLTEVLGHRDWSYLNYLPGRIGHNSALDKAAACVAARAQQWLSSPSDPVSSSILKLYSSALAALQAELQCPNACLRPDVLCATQLLGIYELLKMSTEDAWRYHSTGATALIKLRGPGRCETDFEKALVLSHVGQIFHEALNINQTCFLSDDPWQAALRSIPTTDNLFSDRSEPIISLLTTVCRVPEYFYKTTQIICVTRHDTPAGLVDDVKNNLQLLRLQLLHWYETFFGPASSDYPKVAIDKDRKHEALGFSFAVSIILNRLLFCLDPVENAPCEETAQNSALKILMIANQELSAVSQAELFMAIKFKVAKVTLATAERWRDWRLSACAQSGLLTESLIMPKNIFVDWCQRMGWETPRQP, from the exons ATGTCGACTACCGTTACTCACGTTTTCATAACGGCTACCAATAAGCTGGAGCCCGACGACAAACATGCTAGGAAGCGGATACGGAAACAGGCCATGAGCAAGTCTGCCCAGGCCAGGAAGAAACGAGGCGGCTATGGACAACATAATCTAATCCAATATCCGGCTGAGTATCTACCTTGCGGTGGCAGCAAATCTGAGCCCCAAGTTTCGGTGAAAGCTCTCATCCCGGCTAGTCTCGCATCCAGCTCATACGAAAAGATGAGGATACGGTACAACTTCGATCTCCTAGATCTATCTCAGTTGACATCATTCCATATCAGCTATGCAACGGCAAACATCCTGGCTAACAAGCCCACCATGTTGACTGAGGTGCTGGGCCATCGAGATTGGTCTTACCTGAACTACTTGCCGGGACGGATCGGGCATAACAGCGCTTTAGACAAAGCTGCCGCATGTGTAGCTGCTCGAGCTCAGCAGTGGCTCTCTTCGCCTTCTGATCCCGTGTCTagcagcatcttgaagctgtaCTCGAGCGCGTTGGCGGCTCTTCAGGCCGAGTTACAGTGTCCTAATGCGTGTCTTCGACCAGACGTGCTCTGCGCTACGCAACTACTTGGAATATACGAA CTGTTGAAAATGTCAACTGAAGACGCTTGGAGGTATCATTCCACAGGGGCAACTGCGTTGATCAAGCTTCGTGGCCCCGGACGCTGCGAGACTGATTTCGAGAAGGCATTGGTGCTATCTCACGTCGGACAAATC TTCCACGAGGCGCTTAATATCAACCAGACATGCTTCTTGAGCGACGACCCGTGGCAAGCTGCGTTGCGCTCCATCCCCACAACCGACAATCTATTCTCCGATAGGAGCGAGCCTATTATATCACTTTTAACTACGGTATGCCGCGTACCGGAATATTTCTATAAGACGACGCAGATCATATGCGTCACTCGCCACGACACTCCAGCTGGcctggttgatgatgtcaagaacaacctgcagctgcttcgtCTCCAACTTCTACATTGGTACGAAACATTCTTTGGGCCAGCCTCATCGGATTATCCCAAAGTAGCAATAGACAAGGACAGGAAGCATGAAGCCCTCGGGTTTAGCTTTGCCGTGTCCATCATACTTAACCGCTTGCTCTTCTGTTTGGATCCGGTAGAGAATGCACCTTGTGAGGAGACTGCGCAGAATAGTGCTTTGAAAATTCTAATGATTGCCAACCAAGAGCTATCTGCCGTATCTCAAGCAGAGCTTTTCATGGCAATCAAGTTTAAGGTCGCCAAGGTTACCCTCGCCACAGCTGAGAGGTGGAGAGATTGGCGTTTGAGCGCATGTGCTCAATCTGGCCTTTTGACGGAATCACTGATTATGCCAAAGAACATCTTTGTTGATTGGTGTCAaaggatgggatgggagaCTCCTCGTCAACCTTAG
- a CDS encoding carbohydrate/starch-binding module (family 21) domain-containing protein: MPYTPPSHRSPASSATASPDVSRRSSITSGQKPSLPRSASYLSKNRRTPSAPPAVESHSTPSPPYGSSDEVKNAGTPPVSASLRKSPPPVTDDRGIPNAAIISPPDSASSDSEDDSRPEIRGRKLGKLRDAVSQIPQPRTPSPPSKDSRLSPGDVTPRSIVHTSFSAMSLSDLPKSGRRGHVRSATDPNVSAIMTSAENSQTVSEDSEDDLRPKPPMVRKKSGELVRPALRGHKRPSSMPGTPVFAKAVHFDSHLEHIRHFLQVDRPLAVSAGSSPVENYDSDAEYPFPGGEKRTVARTPPFDWQLITNNFPHDSPSRRDQPVRLEKVWLSPDQKSMLGSVVVANMSYQKLVVCRFTLDYWKTTSEVVAEFSHEIRPKVTRDGQDRFQFSIKLSDTANLEMKTLYFCIRYNVNGQEYWDSNSSANFQVDFRKQFKPQNGKNGFQGAQSRSSNNSLPRSNRKQTPTAPGRQVQMPLSFDDFDKKPKFKFDDHINDFLGEHNTPGLRLKTNGLAFANRYDFGASLSAAVQAAKDSASKDKDALYMKRNVRDSPTPMSMSFGPPLSAPSASQSSQPVAAPAAAAAAAAAASAPSSPPVGLGLGLASSSYEELVSKYCFFGSKTSTTTAATNGTTKSEEIEGISPTTVSVATMAHPLHHTGPAAHHSLHHPIEMKLTRPLTADYLAASPSSPLDSISSVLISRDQSSTPKSMPHMRSPSPSFSTSPTDAPFFAQQMIQQRFRWGAEPHTATAIRG, from the exons ATGCCTTACACGCCGCCCTCTCACCGATCTCCCGCCTCCTCAGCGACTGCTTCTCCGGATGTCAGCCGACGCTCATCAATTACCTCCGGCCAGAAGCCCTCGCTCCCTCGCTCAGCCTCGTACCTCAGCAAGAACCGTCGAACACCGTCTGCACCCCCGGCTGTAGAGTCCCACTCTACACCATCTCCTCCCTATGGCTCTTCTGATGAAGTCAAGAACGCTGGCACCCCTCCTGTGAGCGCAAGCCTCCGCAAGTCACCCCCGCCGGTGACTGACGACCGGGGAATTCCTAatgctgccatcatctccccgCCCGACTCTGCCTCGTCAGATAGCGAGGATGACAGCCGCCCGGAGATTCGAGGGAGGAAGCTGGGAAAGCTCAGGGATGCCGTCAGCCAGATTCCCCAACCCCGGACACCATCACCCCCAAGCAAGGACTCGAGGCTAAGTCCTGGCGACGTTACTCCTCGAAGCATCGTGCACACTAGCTTCAGTGCCATGAGCCTGAGTGATCTTCCCAAGTCGGGACGCCGGGGCCATGTTCGATCTGCAACCGATCCAAATGTGTCTGCTATCATGACATCTGCTGAGAACTCCCAGACTGTCTCGGAGGACTCGGAGGACGACTTGAGGCCTAAGCCGCCGATGGTCCGCAAGAAGTCCGGCGAGCTGGTCCGCCCAGCTCTCCGTGGACACAAGCGACCCTCGAGCATGCCTGGCACTCCTGTTTTCGCAAAGGCCGTTCATTTCGATTCTCATTTGGAGCACATCCGTCACTTCCTCCAGGTCGACCGACCTTTGGCAGTTAGTGCGGGCTCGTCTCCGGTTGAGAACTACGACAGTGATGCCGAGTATCCCTTCCCGGGAGGCGAAAAGAGGACTGTTGCACGAACACCGCCGTTTGACTGGCaactcatcaccaacaacttCCCCCACGACTCTCCATCACGACGGGACCAACCTGTTCGCCTAGAAAAGGTTTGGCTGTCGCCTGATCAGAAGTCGATGCTGGGTTCCGTCGTTGTCGCCAACATGTCCTACCAGAAGCTGGTTGTCTGCCGCTTCACCTTGGACTACTGGAAGACAACTTCAGAGGTCGTTGCCGAGTTCAGCCACGAGATCCGCCCCAAGGTCACCCGTGATGGTCAAGACCGCTTCCAATTCTCCATCAAGTTGTCAGATACTGCCaacttggagatgaagactcTGTATTTCTGCATCCGCTACAACGTCAATGGCCAGGAGTATTGGGACAGCAACAGCTCTGCCAACTTCCAGGTCGACTTCCGGAAGCAATTCAAGCCGCAGAACGGTAAGAACGGCTTCCAAGGCGCCCAGTCCCGGTCGAGCAACAACAGTCTGCCACGGAGCAACCGCAAGCAGACTCCTACTGCTCCCGGTCGACAGGTGCAGATGCCTCTTTCGTTTGATGATTTTGATAAAAAACCAAAGTTTAAGTTTGATGACCATATCAACGACTTCTTGGGCGAGCACAACACTCCTGGCCTCCGCCTCAAGACCAA CGGACTGGCCTTTGCCAACCGTTATGATTTTGGAGCCTCGCTGAGCGCTGCCGTCCAGGCGGCCAAGGACTCTGCatccaaggacaaggatgCCCTCTACATGAAGAGGAACGTCCGCGACAGCCCCACGCCCATGAGCATGAGCTTCGGCCCTCCTCTGAGCGCACCGTCTGCTTCGCAGTCCAGCCAGCCCGTCGCTGcacctgctgccgctgccgctgccgcggctgctgcttctgctccttcTTCGCCCCctgttggccttggcctcggcctcgccAGCTCTTCCTACGAAGAGCTCGTCAGTAAATACTGCTTT TTTGGTTCGAAGACATCGACCACGACGGCGGCGACTAATGGAACGACCAAGAGCGAAGAGATCGAGGGCATCAGCCCGACTACGGTGTCAGTGGCGACGATGGCTCACCCCCTTCACCACACCGGTCCTGCGGCTCACCACAGCCTTCACCACCCCATTGAGATGAAGCTCACCCGCCCCCTGACCGCCGATTACCTCGCGGCATCGCCCTCGTCTCCTCTCGACTCTATATCCTCTGTCCTCATCAGCAGGGACCAGTCGTCGACTCCCAAGTCGATGCCTCACATGAGGTCGCCTTCGCCGTCTTTTTCCACATCCCCAACTGATGCTCCCTTCTTCGCGCAACAGATGATTCAGCAGCGATTCCGTTGGGGCGCAGAGCCTCATACCGCTACCGCCATCCGAGGCTAG
- a CDS encoding snoaL-like domain-containing protein: protein MAAQEGRAPYPPFTLETAQVKVKAAQDAWNTKNPDGVKMAYTPDSIWRNRSTFLQGRDEIKAFLTDKWSKENGYRLRKELFAFTDNKIAVQFWYEWYDEAGQWWRTYGLEDWTFAENGLMRKRQMSGNDVKISDAERWFKDGVDVNTVDISEKHW, encoded by the exons ATGGCCGCACAAGAAGGACGAGCTCCGTATCCCCCATTCACGCTGGAGACAGCtcaagtcaaagtcaaagccgCTCAAGATGCCTGGAACACCAA AAACCCAGATGGTGTCAAAATGGCATACACTCCAGACTCAATCTGGCGCAATCGCAGCACATTTCTACAAGGACGCGATGAGATCAAGGCATTCTTAACCGACAAATGGAGCAAGGAAAACGGCTACCGACTTCGCAAGgagctttttgcttttacaGACAACAAGATTGCCGTACAGTTCTGGTACGAGTGGTATGATGAGGCAGGCCAGTGGTGGCGCACGTATGGGCTTGAGGACTGGACTTTTGCCGAGAATGGGCTGATGAGGAAACGTCAGATGAGTGGAAATGACGTGAAGATTAGCGATGCGGAGAGATGGTTTAaggatggcgttgatgtgAATACCGTCGACATTTCCGAGAAGCACTGGTGA